One segment of Fusarium falciforme chromosome 13, complete sequence DNA contains the following:
- a CDS encoding Chromo domain-containing protein: MGAEAPKGVTTGESDEEEVDGELEDGLFIVETIKNHRIDKNGNLVFQVKWKGFESKKDLTWEPEENLKVSGDEILNEYFDTIGGRHKIFEESAIAAKTKRRIRTTNGTFGIRPKRLRQNKAHVTDDTLLATTKKWSPPSGLWEDEIERIDACEEDDNGKLIVYHIWKNGQKTKHDTEIIYKKCPQKMLQFYEDHVKIIGKEKNAMRDGTRAF; encoded by the exons ATGGGAGCCGAAG CTCCCAAAGGCGTTACCACGGGCGAgagtgatgaagaggaagttgATGGCGAACTTGAGGATGGCCT TTTTATTGTAGAGACGATTAAGAACCATAGGATTGACAAAAAT GGCAATCTCGTGTTTCAGGTTAAGTGGAAGGGCTTTGAGAGTAAGAAAGACTTAACTTGGGAACCCGAGGAGAATCTCAA GGTATCGGGTGACGAGATTCTCAATGAGTATTTTGACACGATAGGTGGGAGGCACAAGATCTTCGAGGAATCAGCCATAGCGGCCAAGACCAAAAGGCGTATACGAACGACAAATGGCACTTTCGGCATAAGGCCCAAGCGATTGCGACAAAACAAGGCGCATGTTACCGATGATACGTTGCTTGCGACAACGAAGAAATGGAGTCCCCCCTCGGGGTTGtgggaggatgagattgagaGGATAGACGCTTgtgaggaagacgacaatGGAAAGCTGATCGTTTATCATATTTGGAAGAACGGCCAGAAGACCAAGCATGACACGGAGATCATCTACAAGAAGTGTCCGCAGAAG ATGCTCCAGTTTTATGAGGACCACGTCAAGATTAttgggaaagagaaaaatgcCATGAGAGACGGCACGAGGGCCTTCTAG